A single region of the Triticum dicoccoides isolate Atlit2015 ecotype Zavitan chromosome 2B, WEW_v2.0, whole genome shotgun sequence genome encodes:
- the LOC119367841 gene encoding protein IDA-like translates to MGRTSSRGTALPPQLRWDVLPLLLLLLLALASSSSCEASRGMQPFRGQPLERGAANHFFGFLPRGPVTPSGPSRKHNAVGLDSQLEKP, encoded by the coding sequence ATGGGGCGAACGAGCAGCAGGGGGACGGCTCTTCCGCCGCAGCTCCGGTGGGACGTCCtgcccctgctcctcctcctcctccttgccctGGCGTCGAGCTCCAGCTGCGAGGCCTCGAGAGGCATGCAGCCCTTCAGGGGCCAGCCGCTGGAGCGAGGGGCGGCCAACCATTTCTTCGGGTTCTTGCCGAGGGGCCCGGTGACGCCGTCCGGGCCGTCGCGGAAGCACAACGCCGTCGGCCTCGACAGCCAGCTGGAGAAGCCGTGA